In one Corallococcus sp. EGB genomic region, the following are encoded:
- a CDS encoding iron ABC transporter permease translates to MKGRWIALALWLVPLLLFAVVPVVALLVRGVGAATEGLGPVLASEAGAFVNTLGISLGATAWALCLGAPLAFLLFRTDLPLRGAFTVLFTLPSAIPAFIWGMGWLSLASPRAGYLNRMLGAEVFNLYGAAGIAFVEGLSGLPLVLLAGAAALRRVDPALEEAARVCGASPLRAVLNTSVPLVLPALLSGAVMVFLMAASSFGVPYLLGVSASPPTRVLTTRIYELVLLGSEEGLPRAAVLASFLLLLTPLALGLTWMLGRSGRVRLSAGKGVSPRVLALGRWRVWALVGVGGTGGVLVVLPLVAILLTSLQRSFGASLSWDSLTLAHWSGVLWDSRTLRATGRSVMLAAGAGLCVVGLGLSAALLRRAFRRGGAGVGAMAVWPFAVPGTVLALALLVAFSRDWRLVVLDRVAFVLALAHTPWLMLVGYVGKYLALGERNSSEALAQVDPSLAEAARVGGAGPARAFVDATLPLLRPALVVAFVLTFLACATEITLSVLLVPAGSEVLGTLLFELQSYADPAAAAVLACAFVALVVAGQAVLAWARRRVPEVR, encoded by the coding sequence ATGAAGGGCCGGTGGATTGCATTGGCCTTGTGGCTTGTGCCGCTGCTGCTGTTCGCGGTGGTCCCGGTCGTGGCGCTGCTGGTGCGGGGCGTGGGGGCGGCGACCGAGGGACTGGGCCCGGTGCTTGCTTCGGAGGCCGGCGCGTTCGTGAACACGCTGGGGATTTCCCTGGGCGCGACGGCTTGGGCGTTGTGCCTGGGGGCCCCGCTGGCATTCCTGTTGTTCCGCACGGACCTGCCCCTGCGTGGCGCGTTCACCGTGCTCTTCACACTGCCCTCCGCCATTCCCGCGTTCATCTGGGGCATGGGATGGCTGTCGCTCGCGAGCCCTCGCGCCGGATACTTGAACCGCATGCTGGGCGCGGAGGTGTTCAACCTCTATGGCGCCGCGGGCATCGCGTTCGTGGAGGGGCTGTCGGGATTGCCGCTGGTGCTGCTCGCGGGCGCCGCGGCGCTGCGGCGCGTGGATCCCGCGCTGGAGGAGGCCGCCCGCGTCTGTGGCGCTTCGCCGCTTCGCGCCGTGCTGAACACCTCGGTGCCCCTGGTGCTGCCCGCGCTACTGTCGGGCGCGGTGATGGTGTTCCTCATGGCCGCGTCTTCGTTCGGCGTGCCCTACCTGCTCGGCGTGTCTGCTTCGCCGCCCACCCGCGTTCTCACCACGCGCATCTATGAACTGGTGCTGCTGGGCAGCGAGGAGGGATTGCCTCGTGCGGCGGTGCTCGCGTCGTTCCTCCTGCTGCTCACCCCGCTGGCGTTGGGGCTGACCTGGATGCTCGGCCGGAGCGGCAGGGTTCGCCTCAGCGCGGGCAAGGGCGTGTCGCCGCGGGTGCTCGCGCTGGGGCGCTGGCGAGTCTGGGCGCTCGTGGGCGTGGGGGGCACCGGTGGAGTGCTGGTGGTCCTGCCCCTGGTGGCAATCCTGCTGACGTCGCTGCAACGCAGCTTCGGCGCCTCGCTGTCGTGGGACTCGTTGACGCTGGCGCACTGGTCCGGTGTGCTTTGGGACTCGCGCACGTTACGGGCCACGGGGCGCAGCGTGATGCTCGCGGCGGGGGCGGGCCTGTGCGTCGTGGGGCTGGGACTTTCGGCTGCGCTGCTGCGACGGGCCTTCCGTCGAGGCGGCGCCGGCGTGGGGGCGATGGCGGTGTGGCCCTTCGCAGTGCCGGGCACGGTGCTGGCGCTCGCGTTGTTGGTGGCATTCTCCCGGGACTGGCGGCTGGTGGTCCTGGACCGCGTGGCATTCGTGCTGGCCCTGGCACACACCCCTTGGTTGATGCTCGTGGGCTATGTGGGGAAGTACCTGGCCCTGGGCGAACGCAACAGCTCCGAGGCTTTGGCCCAGGTGGATCCGTCCCTCGCGGAGGCCGCTCGCGTTGGCGGTGCCGGGCCTGCGCGGGCGTTCGTGGATGCGACGCTGCCGCTGCTGCGGCCGGCGCTCGTGGTGGCATTCGTGCTCACGTTCCTCGCTTGTGCCACGGAGATCACCCTCTCCGTGCTCCTGGTGCCCGCGGGCTCCGAGGTCCTGGGCACGTTGCTGTTCGAATTGCAGAGCTACGCGGATCCGGCCGCCGCCGCTGTGCTCGCGTGCGCGTTCGTGGCGCTGGTGGTGGCTGGACAGGCCGTGCTGGCGTGGGCTCGGCGTCGAGTGCCGGAGGTGCGGTGA
- a CDS encoding pyridoxamine 5'-phosphate oxidase family protein, whose translation MATLGVSRMETVKDVETLERLYGVPVKQSVFKEVDHLHPAYRPFIEHSPFMVLATSGPGGLDASPRGDPAGFVVIEDAHTLLLPDRRGNNRIDSLRNILADPRVALLFFVPGVNETLRVNGRASIVIEPALLERFTHEGKTPRSVLRITVEAVYFQCGRALIRAGLWDSSRQVARAELPSTGSILEALSQGTFDGGEYDRELPGRVKTTLY comes from the coding sequence ATGGCCACCCTGGGGGTGAGCCGGATGGAGACCGTGAAGGACGTGGAGACGCTCGAACGCCTGTACGGGGTGCCCGTGAAGCAGTCCGTCTTCAAGGAGGTGGACCACCTGCACCCGGCGTACCGGCCCTTCATCGAGCACTCGCCGTTCATGGTGCTCGCCACCTCCGGCCCTGGAGGGCTGGATGCGTCGCCCCGAGGGGATCCCGCGGGGTTCGTGGTCATCGAGGACGCGCACACGCTGCTGCTGCCCGACCGCCGGGGCAACAACCGCATCGACTCGCTGCGGAACATCCTGGCGGATCCGCGCGTCGCGCTGCTGTTCTTCGTCCCCGGCGTGAATGAGACCCTGCGCGTCAACGGCCGGGCGAGCATCGTCATCGAGCCGGCGCTGCTGGAGCGCTTCACCCACGAGGGGAAGACGCCGCGCTCCGTGCTGCGCATCACCGTGGAGGCGGTCTACTTCCAGTGTGGTCGCGCGTTGATCCGCGCCGGGCTCTGGGATTCGAGCCGGCAAGTCGCCCGCGCCGAGCTCCCGAGCACCGGCTCCATCCTCGAGGCGCTGAGCCAGGGCACGTTCGATGGCGGCGAGTACGACCGCGAGCTGCCGGGGCGCGTGAAGACGACGCTGTACTGA
- a CDS encoding carboxymuconolactone decarboxylase family protein: MKPRMDAYAVAPGAVTLMVEFSKKVEALGLEPSLLELIKIRSSQLNGCAYCLHMHTRDARAQGETEERIYLLDGWRESPLYTGRERAALGWIEALTLISQTHAPDEDYAALKPHFTEEEIVKLTLMIGVINSWNRFAIGFRAIHPVTARSDAA; encoded by the coding sequence ATGAAGCCCAGGATGGATGCCTACGCGGTGGCGCCCGGAGCAGTCACTCTGATGGTTGAGTTCAGCAAGAAGGTGGAGGCGCTGGGCCTGGAGCCGAGCCTCCTGGAATTGATCAAGATCCGCTCGTCCCAGCTCAACGGCTGCGCCTACTGCCTCCACATGCACACCCGCGACGCCCGCGCCCAAGGAGAGACCGAGGAGCGCATCTACCTGCTGGACGGGTGGCGTGAGTCACCGCTGTATACCGGACGCGAGCGGGCGGCCCTGGGCTGGATCGAGGCCCTGACGCTCATCTCCCAGACACACGCCCCGGATGAGGACTACGCTGCACTCAAGCCGCACTTCACCGAAGAGGAGATCGTGAAGCTGACCCTCATGATTGGTGTCATCAACTCCTGGAACCGGTTCGCCATCGGCTTCCGGGCCATCCACCCGGTGACCGCTCGCAGTGACGCCGCCTGA
- a CDS encoding LysR family transcriptional regulator, translating into MELRHLRYFVAVAEELSFTRAAKRLHIAQPPLSQQIRKFEAELGGALFERERRAVRLTKLGRELLPEAHQLLERAKRFQEHAARQARGEQDVLVLGLISSFATPRFATMLRAFQKKAPGVHIELSNHPSAWQLEALERGTLDVGILRPRERMPPDIVTHLIRREPFRLAVPSRHPFAKRKSVAWKDLRDEPLVLVEPGVAPPDYYAAFFERLREAGVDPTVRQYAQNVATKIWFVSAGFGIAPMPHTPDTEHHSGVVFIDLPDDAPVTTTVIAWRKAGGTPALLRFVDFVRESFAAG; encoded by the coding sequence ATGGAGCTGCGCCACCTGCGGTACTTCGTCGCGGTCGCGGAGGAGCTCAGCTTCACGCGCGCCGCGAAGCGCCTGCACATCGCCCAGCCGCCGCTCAGCCAGCAGATCCGCAAGTTCGAGGCCGAGCTGGGCGGGGCCCTCTTCGAACGGGAGCGCCGCGCGGTGCGCCTCACCAAGCTGGGGCGCGAATTGCTGCCGGAAGCGCACCAACTGTTGGAGCGAGCGAAGCGGTTCCAGGAGCACGCGGCGCGACAGGCCCGGGGCGAACAGGACGTGCTGGTGCTGGGGCTCATCTCGTCGTTCGCGACGCCCCGGTTCGCGACGATGCTCCGGGCCTTCCAGAAGAAGGCGCCCGGGGTGCACATCGAATTGAGCAACCACCCCTCCGCGTGGCAGCTGGAGGCGCTGGAGCGGGGCACGCTGGACGTGGGCATCCTGCGCCCTCGCGAGCGCATGCCGCCTGACATCGTCACGCACCTCATCCGGCGTGAGCCCTTCCGGCTGGCGGTGCCTTCACGGCACCCGTTCGCGAAGCGAAAGTCGGTGGCGTGGAAGGACCTGCGGGATGAACCGCTCGTCCTCGTGGAGCCCGGGGTCGCGCCGCCGGACTACTACGCGGCGTTCTTCGAGCGGCTCCGCGAGGCGGGGGTCGACCCCACGGTGCGCCAGTACGCGCAGAACGTCGCGACGAAGATCTGGTTCGTCTCCGCGGGCTTCGGCATCGCGCCCATGCCGCACACGCCCGACACGGAGCACCACTCGGGCGTGGTGTTCATCGACCTGCCGGACGACGCGCCGGTGACGACCACCGTCATCGCCTGGCGCAAGGCCGGCGGCACGCCCGCCCTGCTCCGGTTCGTGGACTTCGTGCGCGAATCCTTCGCCGCGGGCTGA
- a CDS encoding aldo/keto reductase, translating into MTRKEFLAATLSLMVAPPVLGASPSKSKNAPAVPRRKLGRTGVEVSCIGLGGFHIGKQKEESESITLIRGALDQGINFLDNCWDYNDGKSEERMGKALRDGYRAKAFLMTKVDGRDKKTAAKQIDESLRRLQTDHVDLLQLHEVIRESDPDHAFASGGAIEAMKDAQKAGKARFLGFTGHKSPDIHLKMLETAKQHGFRFDTVQLPLNVMDAHFNSFEKRVLPVLVKEGIGVLAMKSMGDPFILDSKTVTAPECLRYNLSLPVSVVITGIDSQERLQQALTAARTFKPLSEKDVQALLAKTKDAAQDGAYEKYKTSHHFDGTVQNPQWLG; encoded by the coding sequence ATGACCCGGAAGGAATTCCTCGCCGCGACGCTGTCGTTGATGGTTGCTCCGCCCGTGCTCGGGGCCTCCCCCTCGAAGTCGAAGAACGCCCCCGCCGTGCCCCGCCGCAAGCTGGGCCGCACCGGCGTGGAGGTGTCGTGCATCGGCCTGGGGGGCTTCCACATCGGCAAGCAGAAGGAGGAGTCGGAGAGCATCACCCTCATCCGGGGCGCGCTGGACCAGGGCATCAACTTCCTGGACAACTGCTGGGACTACAACGACGGCAAGAGCGAGGAGCGCATGGGCAAGGCGCTGCGCGACGGCTACCGCGCCAAGGCCTTCCTGATGACGAAGGTCGACGGACGCGACAAGAAGACCGCCGCGAAGCAGATCGACGAATCCCTCCGCCGCCTCCAGACCGATCACGTGGACCTGCTCCAACTCCACGAGGTCATCCGCGAAAGCGACCCCGACCACGCCTTCGCCAGCGGCGGCGCCATCGAGGCGATGAAGGACGCGCAGAAGGCCGGCAAGGCTCGCTTCCTGGGCTTCACCGGCCACAAGTCCCCAGACATCCACCTGAAGATGCTGGAGACCGCGAAGCAGCACGGCTTCCGCTTCGACACCGTGCAGCTGCCCCTCAACGTGATGGATGCCCACTTCAACAGCTTCGAGAAGCGCGTGCTGCCCGTGCTCGTGAAGGAGGGCATCGGGGTGCTCGCCATGAAGAGCATGGGCGACCCGTTCATCCTCGACAGCAAGACCGTCACCGCCCCCGAGTGCCTGCGCTACAACCTGTCCCTGCCCGTCAGCGTGGTCATCACCGGCATCGACTCGCAGGAGCGCCTGCAGCAGGCACTCACCGCCGCGCGCACCTTCAAGCCCCTGAGCGAGAAGGACGTCCAGGCCCTGCTCGCGAAGACGAAGGACGCGGCCCAGGACGGCGCCTACGAGAAGTACAAGACGAGCCACCACTTCGACGGGACCGTCCAGAATCCCCAGTGGCTCGGCTGA
- a CDS encoding MFS transporter encodes METSSASLPAAVAQTHAAPMDRRLLWTMTTATVLAVGNVYYSQPLLGVIAQSFGLSASAVGSVPMMSQLGYVAGLVLLTPLGDVLEKRGLLVTMLGLAAAALFAAGLAPTFPLFLAACVAIGLTSVLVQILIPFVAALSSPEERGRNLGVVLSAALVGVLISRTLSGFVATHLGWRGMYFAAGVTMVGLAMLLRLGLPSYASNTRLSYPRLLHSLWVLQRDVPGLRAIALTGALMYAALSAFWASLAFFLGSDAYHEGPGTAGMFGLIGTVGALAANVTGRHAQRIGARRIVRVCIVTMLAAFGVFAVFGKLWAGLIAGVVLLDLGAQAATVSNQTELYRLHPTAQTRLNTLYKMFYFVGGACGSALSAISWDHAGWLGVCAVGGGFLSLAFVWEQIQARKVAASPVVT; translated from the coding sequence ATGGAGACCTCGTCCGCTTCGCTCCCCGCCGCCGTGGCCCAGACACACGCCGCGCCGATGGACCGCCGGCTGCTGTGGACGATGACGACGGCGACCGTGCTCGCGGTGGGCAATGTCTATTACAGCCAGCCGCTCCTGGGCGTCATCGCGCAGAGCTTCGGCCTGTCCGCCTCTGCTGTCGGCTCCGTGCCCATGATGTCGCAGTTGGGCTATGTGGCGGGGCTGGTGCTCCTGACGCCGCTGGGCGACGTGCTGGAGAAGCGCGGCCTGCTGGTGACGATGCTGGGGCTCGCGGCGGCGGCGCTCTTCGCGGCGGGGCTGGCGCCCACGTTCCCGCTGTTCCTGGCCGCCTGCGTGGCCATCGGCCTGACGTCCGTGCTCGTGCAGATCCTCATCCCGTTCGTCGCGGCGCTCAGCTCGCCCGAGGAGCGAGGGAGGAACCTGGGCGTCGTGCTCAGCGCCGCGCTGGTGGGCGTGCTCATCTCCCGCACGCTCAGCGGCTTCGTGGCGACGCACCTGGGCTGGCGAGGGATGTACTTCGCGGCCGGCGTGACCATGGTGGGCCTGGCGATGCTGCTGCGGCTGGGGCTGCCCAGCTATGCATCCAACACGCGGCTGTCGTATCCACGCCTGCTGCATTCGCTGTGGGTGCTGCAGCGGGACGTGCCGGGGCTCCGGGCCATCGCGCTCACGGGCGCCCTGATGTACGCCGCGCTCTCCGCGTTCTGGGCCTCACTGGCGTTCTTCCTGGGCAGTGACGCGTACCACGAGGGGCCTGGGACGGCGGGCATGTTCGGTCTCATCGGGACGGTGGGGGCGCTCGCCGCGAACGTCACGGGGCGGCACGCGCAGCGCATCGGCGCGCGAAGGATCGTCCGGGTGTGCATCGTCACGATGCTGGCGGCGTTCGGGGTCTTCGCCGTCTTCGGAAAGCTGTGGGCGGGGCTCATCGCGGGCGTGGTGCTGCTGGACCTGGGGGCGCAGGCCGCCACGGTGTCCAACCAGACGGAGCTGTACCGCCTGCACCCCACCGCGCAGACCCGCCTCAACACGCTCTACAAGATGTTCTACTTCGTGGGCGGGGCCTGCGGTTCGGCGCTGTCCGCCATCTCGTGGGATCACGCGGGCTGGCTGGGAGTGTGCGCCGTGGGCGGTGGGTTCCTGAGCCTCGCGTTCGTGTGGGAGCAGATCCAGGCGAGGAAGGTCGCGGCGTCCCCCGTCGTCACTTGA
- a CDS encoding ABC transporter ATP-binding protein, with protein MAAIVLEGLVKAYGATPVVRGLSLQVEQGEFVSLLGPSGCGKTTTLRMLAGLEHPDAGVIRLADEVVAGPGVRVPPEKRGLGMVFQSYAIWPHRSVEANVAYPLVLRKVPRHEVATRVREALRWVRLEAYAARMPHELSGGQLQRVALARALVAGPRVLLLDEPLSNLDAALREELRAEIAALRARLGTTLVFVTHDQGEALALSDRIAVMNRGVIEQVDTPERLYREPATPFVAGFVGGANVLRGETRGGAFHCSGTELLFDLPLQAKPGPGTLVVRPEDLELGATGTPLVLSARLFLGHAAEYRFPVGDAFLRVIGPALDGVRAGQTLRVRVRKATVFDAGP; from the coding sequence ATGGCGGCCATCGTCCTGGAGGGACTGGTCAAGGCGTATGGCGCAACGCCCGTGGTGCGCGGCCTGAGCCTGCAGGTGGAGCAGGGCGAGTTCGTGTCGCTGCTGGGGCCTTCGGGCTGCGGGAAGACGACGACGCTGCGGATGCTCGCGGGACTGGAGCATCCGGACGCGGGCGTCATCCGACTGGCGGACGAAGTGGTCGCCGGCCCCGGCGTGCGCGTTCCCCCGGAGAAGCGCGGCCTGGGCATGGTCTTCCAGAGCTACGCCATCTGGCCGCATCGCAGCGTCGAGGCGAACGTCGCCTATCCCCTGGTGCTCCGGAAGGTACCTCGCCACGAGGTGGCAACCCGCGTGCGCGAAGCGCTGCGCTGGGTGCGGCTGGAGGCCTATGCGGCGCGAATGCCGCATGAGCTGTCCGGTGGACAGCTGCAACGCGTGGCGCTCGCGCGGGCGCTGGTGGCGGGTCCTCGCGTGCTGCTCTTGGACGAGCCCCTGTCGAACCTGGACGCTGCCCTGCGCGAGGAGCTGCGCGCGGAGATCGCCGCGCTGCGCGCCCGCCTGGGCACGACGCTCGTCTTCGTCACGCACGACCAGGGCGAGGCGCTGGCGCTGTCGGACCGCATCGCGGTGATGAACCGGGGCGTCATCGAACAGGTGGACACTCCGGAGCGGCTCTACCGCGAGCCCGCGACGCCGTTCGTCGCGGGGTTCGTCGGCGGCGCGAACGTGCTGCGGGGGGAGACCCGGGGTGGCGCCTTTCACTGCTCTGGGACGGAGCTCTTGTTCGACCTGCCCTTGCAGGCGAAGCCCGGACCGGGAACGCTCGTCGTGCGCCCGGAGGACCTGGAGCTGGGTGCGACAGGAACGCCGCTGGTGCTCTCCGCCCGCCTGTTCCTGGGGCACGCCGCGGAGTACCGCTTCCCGGTCGGAGACGCTTTCCTGCGCGTCATCGGACCGGCGCTCGACGGTGTGCGCGCAGGGCAGACGCTCCGTGTCCGGGTGCGCAAGGCCACGGTCTTCGACGCGGGCCCTTGA
- a CDS encoding ABC transporter substrate-binding protein, translating into MRIPLLVRRAGPLLAVLLLAACRIESAAPSGGAAVAQSETPSGEVWVYTSMYRHVLDALEPLLKERLPGVQVRWYQAGSEKVASRLEAERAAGAVRADVLMTSDPFLYERLARDGAFLRYASMNSLRIPRTLLDLDARYAAVRLSTMVLVHRVGAGEAPKSFAALADGSWKGRVAIGDPLTSGTAFTWAVFLQAKHGAAYFEGLRQRGAVVAGGNAAVLQKVESGEVDAGVLLLENALAAKAKGSPIEILWPEDGAVVIPGPAGLFASTRNPVAAKALVDVLLSPEGQRIIVERGDMHAVDPRLGGPRGEPGLDGLMDRAQAWTPQLLEKGLLHGGDIKESFSRAFAR; encoded by the coding sequence ATGCGCATCCCTCTCCTTGTGCGGCGAGCGGGCCCGCTCCTCGCGGTGCTCCTCCTGGCCGCGTGCCGCATCGAATCCGCCGCGCCGTCGGGAGGCGCCGCCGTGGCGCAGTCCGAGACGCCGTCCGGCGAGGTGTGGGTCTACACATCGATGTACCGGCACGTGCTGGATGCGCTGGAGCCATTGCTCAAGGAGCGGCTGCCGGGCGTGCAGGTGCGCTGGTACCAGGCGGGCAGTGAGAAGGTGGCGAGCCGGCTGGAGGCGGAGCGCGCCGCGGGTGCGGTGCGCGCGGACGTGCTGATGACGTCGGACCCGTTTCTCTACGAGCGGTTGGCGCGGGACGGCGCGTTCCTCCGCTATGCATCCATGAACTCGCTGCGCATCCCGCGCACGCTCCTGGACCTGGACGCGAGGTACGCGGCGGTGCGGTTGTCCACGATGGTGCTGGTGCACCGGGTGGGCGCGGGCGAGGCGCCCAAGTCATTCGCCGCGTTGGCGGATGGCAGCTGGAAGGGCAGGGTGGCCATCGGGGATCCGCTCACGTCGGGCACCGCGTTCACATGGGCGGTGTTCCTGCAAGCGAAGCACGGGGCGGCGTATTTCGAGGGGCTGAGGCAGAGAGGCGCGGTGGTGGCGGGAGGCAACGCGGCGGTGCTCCAGAAGGTGGAGAGCGGCGAGGTGGACGCGGGCGTGCTGCTCCTGGAGAACGCGTTGGCGGCGAAGGCGAAGGGGAGCCCCATCGAGATCCTCTGGCCGGAGGACGGCGCGGTGGTCATCCCGGGCCCGGCGGGACTGTTCGCATCGACGCGCAATCCGGTGGCGGCGAAGGCATTGGTGGATGTGCTGCTGTCGCCCGAGGGTCAACGCATCATCGTGGAGAGGGGAGACATGCACGCGGTGGACCCGCGCTTGGGTGGCCCGCGTGGAGAACCCGGCCTGGACGGGTTGATGGACCGGGCGCAGGCCTGGACGCCGCAGCTCCTGGAGAAGGGGCTGCTGCACGGCGGCGACATCAAGGAATCGTTCAGCCGGGCCTTCGCGCGATGA
- a CDS encoding sigma-70 family RNA polymerase sigma factor, whose protein sequence is MTPPDSNPADVFDPLRPRLLRIAYRMLGIVAEAEDVVQEAYLRWHQTNRDAVRDAEAVLVRTVTRLCLDVLKSARVRREEYVGTWLPEPIIEAVEGDDLTLTLMMALERLSPLERAAFLLHDVFGMDFEQVAKAIDRDPAACRQLASRARAHVQEARPRFPVTEAKGHELASAFHAASRSGDTQALQALLAQDVILYADGGGKAKAVLNPVHGREKLLRFFEGLSRIPAVNSAQLVYEGAIDGLPAYVTLDSNGMLQTTALEIEDGRIVALYVTRNPDKLKGIRRAVVGEPS, encoded by the coding sequence GTGACGCCGCCTGATTCAAATCCCGCGGACGTCTTCGACCCGCTCCGCCCCCGGCTGCTCCGCATCGCATACCGGATGCTGGGCATTGTCGCGGAGGCGGAGGACGTGGTGCAGGAGGCGTACCTCCGTTGGCACCAGACGAACCGCGACGCCGTGCGGGACGCCGAGGCCGTGCTCGTCCGCACGGTGACGCGCCTGTGTCTGGACGTCCTGAAGTCCGCGCGCGTGCGGCGCGAGGAGTACGTGGGGACCTGGCTTCCAGAGCCCATCATCGAGGCAGTGGAGGGCGACGACTTGACGCTGACCCTGATGATGGCCCTGGAGCGCCTGTCCCCGCTGGAGCGCGCCGCGTTCCTCCTTCACGACGTGTTCGGCATGGACTTCGAGCAGGTAGCGAAGGCCATCGACCGCGACCCCGCCGCGTGCCGGCAGCTCGCCAGCCGGGCGCGGGCCCACGTGCAGGAGGCCCGGCCCCGCTTCCCCGTGACGGAGGCGAAGGGCCACGAGCTGGCCTCGGCGTTCCATGCCGCGTCCCGGAGTGGGGACACGCAGGCGCTCCAGGCTCTGCTGGCCCAGGACGTCATCCTGTACGCCGACGGCGGCGGCAAGGCGAAGGCGGTCCTCAATCCCGTCCATGGCCGGGAGAAGCTGCTGCGCTTCTTCGAAGGCTTGTCGCGCATTCCGGCCGTGAACTCGGCGCAGCTCGTGTACGAGGGCGCCATCGACGGCCTGCCCGCGTACGTCACGCTGGATTCGAATGGAATGCTGCAGACCACGGCGCTCGAGATCGAGGACGGCCGCATCGTCGCGCTCTACGTCACGCGCAACCCCGACAAGCTGAAGGGCATCCGGCGCGCGGTGGTGGGCGAGCCGTCATAG
- a CDS encoding family 16 glycosylhydrolase, translating into MHRPLRAGLVAAGLLTTLSGCAPEPGAAAPVEAEGYGQTQQGERAYDPGAGWSLAWQDDFTGTALNTGAWNVLTSNWDPVTNNCNFGTGELEFPRAQNVAVANGKLIISAERTADNPTDSRCPGQYRSFYSGRIHTKGKVEGRYGKIVASIKVPPGYGMWPAFWTLGSNIQSAGWPGAGEIDILEWKSTEPTWMKSALHWFNNGNADWGTGASRGVDLSQDFHTYEVEWTANTIVFRLDKDFVSTATFNHNESEFQQNHYLILNLALGGVWYGNPSPASIDLPSGARKTLEVEWVRWYQPGGSQSLGLTNPGFENGMTGWTTWSPNGTGAAAYSETYNGGHSGSFHLTHWTSAAAYEAWTYQTKAGLASGNYKLRAWFRKGGTFDFARFQVKTCGDCAPAITNLGTYGDYTLLETPAINVTNGYLEFGLHSKSPAHNGSNFIHMDDVELIKL; encoded by the coding sequence ATGCACCGCCCCCTTCGAGCAGGCCTTGTCGCCGCAGGACTCCTGACCACCCTCTCCGGCTGTGCCCCGGAGCCGGGAGCCGCCGCCCCGGTGGAGGCGGAGGGATACGGCCAGACGCAGCAGGGCGAGCGTGCCTACGACCCGGGCGCGGGGTGGTCACTGGCGTGGCAGGACGACTTCACGGGCACGGCGCTGAACACGGGCGCGTGGAACGTGCTGACGAGCAACTGGGATCCGGTGACCAACAACTGCAACTTCGGCACGGGGGAGCTGGAGTTCCCTCGCGCGCAGAACGTGGCGGTGGCCAACGGGAAGCTGATCATCTCGGCCGAGCGCACGGCGGACAACCCCACGGACTCGCGCTGCCCGGGTCAGTACCGGTCGTTCTACTCCGGCCGCATCCACACCAAGGGCAAGGTGGAGGGGCGCTACGGGAAGATTGTCGCGAGCATCAAGGTCCCGCCGGGCTACGGGATGTGGCCCGCGTTCTGGACGCTGGGTTCGAACATCCAGAGCGCCGGTTGGCCGGGCGCGGGAGAGATCGACATCCTGGAGTGGAAGTCCACGGAGCCCACGTGGATGAAGTCCGCGCTGCACTGGTTCAACAACGGCAACGCGGACTGGGGCACGGGCGCGAGCCGCGGCGTGGACCTGTCGCAGGACTTCCACACGTATGAAGTGGAGTGGACGGCGAACACCATCGTGTTCCGCCTGGACAAGGACTTCGTGTCCACGGCGACGTTCAACCACAACGAGTCCGAGTTCCAGCAGAACCACTACCTCATCCTGAACCTGGCGCTGGGAGGCGTCTGGTACGGGAACCCGTCGCCGGCCTCCATCGACCTGCCTTCGGGCGCCAGGAAGACCCTGGAGGTGGAGTGGGTGCGCTGGTACCAGCCGGGCGGCTCGCAGTCGCTCGGGCTCACCAACCCGGGCTTCGAGAACGGCATGACGGGCTGGACCACCTGGAGCCCGAACGGCACGGGGGCGGCGGCGTACTCGGAGACGTACAACGGGGGTCACTCGGGCAGCTTCCACCTGACGCACTGGACGTCGGCGGCGGCCTACGAGGCGTGGACGTACCAGACGAAGGCGGGCCTGGCGTCCGGCAATTACAAGCTGCGCGCCTGGTTCCGCAAGGGCGGCACGTTCGACTTCGCGCGCTTCCAGGTGAAGACCTGCGGTGATTGCGCGCCCGCCATCACCAACCTGGGGACCTACGGCGATTACACGCTGCTGGAGACGCCCGCCATCAACGTCACCAACGGCTACCTGGAGTTCGGCCTGCACAGCAAATCGCCGGCCCACAACGGCTCCAACTTCATCCACATGGACGACGTGGAGCTGATCAAGCTGTAG